One Ictalurus punctatus breed USDA103 chromosome 10, Coco_2.0, whole genome shotgun sequence genomic region harbors:
- the slc35c1 gene encoding GDP-fucose transporter 1 isoform X1: protein MCIFMTQLKRSRILQMALRNSDPTKQDGRDELFLLRAIKIAFVVALYWFVSITMVFVNNHLLDSKELDAPLFVTWVQCVVSVGLCWIISLVSLVKPLCADFPAMKVDLNVSLQILPLSVVFVAMIAFNNLCLKHVGVAFYTVGRSLSTVFNVLLSYVILKQTTSLYAMLCCGIILGGFWLGVDQEDAAGSLSWIGVVYGVLASACVSLNAIFTKKVMPVVDGSIWKLSYYNNLNACVLFLPLITIFGELPRVFSFSRVSDGHFWGMMVLGGFFGFAIGYVTGLQIKFTSPLTHNVSGTAKACAQTVIAVALEHSHKSWLWWSSNMMVLGGSFAYTWVKGLEMKKGSTSQETPVTAEKTKTDTGV, encoded by the exons atgtgtatttttat GACGCAGCTGAAACGCTCCAGGATTTTACAGATGGCCCTGAGAAACTCTGATCCCAcgaagcaggatggcagagatGAGCTATTTCTCCTGCGGGCGATAAAGATCGCGTTTGTGGTGGCTTTGTACTGGTTTGTGTCCATCACCATGGTCTTCGTCAACAACCATCTGCTGGACAGTAAAGAGCTGGACGCGCCTCTGTTTGTCACGTGGGTCCAGTGCGTGGTGAGCGTGGGGCTGTGCTGGATCATAAGCCTGGTGTCCTTGGTGAAGCCGCTGTGTGCGGACTTCCCCGCCATGAAAGTCGACCTGAACGTGTCCTTGCAGATTTTACCCCTCTCTGTCGTGTTCGTCGCCATGATCGCGTTTAATAACCTGTGCCTGAAACACGTGGGGGTCGCCTTCTACACGGTGGGACGGTCACTGAGCACGGTGTTCAACGTCCTACTGAGCTACGTCATCCTCAAACAGACCACGTCACTGTACGCGATGCTGTGTTGTGGCATCATTCTGG GTGGTTTTTGGCTTGGTGTGGATCAGGAAGACGCCGCTGGCTCCCTCTCCTGGATTGGGGTGGTGTATGGGGTCCTGGCCAGCGCATGCGTCTCCTTAAACGCCATTTTCACCAAGAAAGTGATGCCCGTGGTGGATGGAAGCATCTGGAAGCTGTCGTACTATAACAACCTAAACGCATGTgtcctcttcctccctctgaTCACCATATTCGGAGAGCTGCCGCGTGTCTTCAGCTTCAGCCGCGTCTCGGACGGCCACTTCTGGGGCATGATGGTCCTTGGGGGCTTCTTTGGCTTTGCTATTGGCTACGTGACAGGCCTGCAGATTAAATTCACCAGCCCTCTGACACACAACGTGTCGGGAACGGCGAAGGCGTGTGCGCAGACCGTCATCGCTGTCGCACTCGAGCACTCGCACAAGAGTTGGCTGTGGTGGAGCAGCAACATGATGGTCCTGGGAGGCTCGTTCGCCTACACCTGGGTCAAAGGACTCGAGATGAAGAAAGGAAGCACGAGTCAGGAGACTCCAGTAACAGCAGAGAAAACTAAAACAGACACAGGGGTATGA
- the slc35c1 gene encoding GDP-fucose transporter 1 isoform X2 has translation MALRNSDPTKQDGRDELFLLRAIKIAFVVALYWFVSITMVFVNNHLLDSKELDAPLFVTWVQCVVSVGLCWIISLVSLVKPLCADFPAMKVDLNVSLQILPLSVVFVAMIAFNNLCLKHVGVAFYTVGRSLSTVFNVLLSYVILKQTTSLYAMLCCGIILGGFWLGVDQEDAAGSLSWIGVVYGVLASACVSLNAIFTKKVMPVVDGSIWKLSYYNNLNACVLFLPLITIFGELPRVFSFSRVSDGHFWGMMVLGGFFGFAIGYVTGLQIKFTSPLTHNVSGTAKACAQTVIAVALEHSHKSWLWWSSNMMVLGGSFAYTWVKGLEMKKGSTSQETPVTAEKTKTDTGV, from the exons ATGGCCCTGAGAAACTCTGATCCCAcgaagcaggatggcagagatGAGCTATTTCTCCTGCGGGCGATAAAGATCGCGTTTGTGGTGGCTTTGTACTGGTTTGTGTCCATCACCATGGTCTTCGTCAACAACCATCTGCTGGACAGTAAAGAGCTGGACGCGCCTCTGTTTGTCACGTGGGTCCAGTGCGTGGTGAGCGTGGGGCTGTGCTGGATCATAAGCCTGGTGTCCTTGGTGAAGCCGCTGTGTGCGGACTTCCCCGCCATGAAAGTCGACCTGAACGTGTCCTTGCAGATTTTACCCCTCTCTGTCGTGTTCGTCGCCATGATCGCGTTTAATAACCTGTGCCTGAAACACGTGGGGGTCGCCTTCTACACGGTGGGACGGTCACTGAGCACGGTGTTCAACGTCCTACTGAGCTACGTCATCCTCAAACAGACCACGTCACTGTACGCGATGCTGTGTTGTGGCATCATTCTGG GTGGTTTTTGGCTTGGTGTGGATCAGGAAGACGCCGCTGGCTCCCTCTCCTGGATTGGGGTGGTGTATGGGGTCCTGGCCAGCGCATGCGTCTCCTTAAACGCCATTTTCACCAAGAAAGTGATGCCCGTGGTGGATGGAAGCATCTGGAAGCTGTCGTACTATAACAACCTAAACGCATGTgtcctcttcctccctctgaTCACCATATTCGGAGAGCTGCCGCGTGTCTTCAGCTTCAGCCGCGTCTCGGACGGCCACTTCTGGGGCATGATGGTCCTTGGGGGCTTCTTTGGCTTTGCTATTGGCTACGTGACAGGCCTGCAGATTAAATTCACCAGCCCTCTGACACACAACGTGTCGGGAACGGCGAAGGCGTGTGCGCAGACCGTCATCGCTGTCGCACTCGAGCACTCGCACAAGAGTTGGCTGTGGTGGAGCAGCAACATGATGGTCCTGGGAGGCTCGTTCGCCTACACCTGGGTCAAAGGACTCGAGATGAAGAAAGGAAGCACGAGTCAGGAGACTCCAGTAACAGCAGAGAAAACTAAAACAGACACAGGGGTATGA